Proteins found in one Melospiza georgiana isolate bMelGeo1 chromosome 1, bMelGeo1.pri, whole genome shotgun sequence genomic segment:
- the ACKR4 gene encoding atypical chemokine receptor 4 isoform X2 — translation MCQSNSDHFTEAHLNCSTCYSSAEQKVSFGFNMNNSTDYWIDDEEDDLNPLIDYNTYELLCEKSDVRNFRKLFLPVFYALAFTVGVAGNSLVVAIYAYCKKPKTKTDVYIMHLAIADLLLLFTLPFWAANAVQGWELGNPMCKFTSSLYTMNFSSSMLFLACISVDRYRATSESQGHRRVGKHCSVTCLCVWLAATFLSIPELIFNQVKKHNERNECLPIFPMNMETLLKSTIQILEIILEFLLPFLVMLICYSATARAIFRSANVKKSRPFKVLLAVVATFIVTQLPYNIVKLWRAIDIIYMLVTDCQASKTMDVALQVTKSIALFHACLNPLLYAFLGASFKMHIMKIAKNYGYWRRQRQNGRPEEISMNYEDPTEETISFTI, via the exons ATGTGTCAGAGCAATTCAGATCACTTCACTGAGGCACATCTCAACTGCAGTACCTGCTACTCATCTGCTGAACAAAAGgttagtttt GGTTTTA ACATGAATAACTCAACAGATTACTGGATtgatgatgaggaggatgacCTCAACCCTCTTATAGATTACAATACCTATGAGCTTCTCTGTGAAAAAAGTGATGtgagaaatttcagaaaattattcCTCCCAGTGTTCTATGCACTGGCTTTCACAGTTGGAGTGGCTGGAAACTCACTAGTGGTTGCAATTTATGCCTACTGCAAGAAACCCAAGACCAAGACAGACGTGTACATCATGCACCTCGCCATCGCTGATCTGCTCCTGCTCTTCACCCTCCCCTTCTGGGCTGCAAATGCAGTGCAGGGATGGGAACTTGGAAACCCCATGTGCAAGTTCACTTCTTCTCTGTACACCATGAATTTCAGCTCCAGCATGCTGttcctggcctgtatcagcgTGGATAGGTACAGGGCCACTTCTGAATCCCAGGGCCATAGAAGAGTGGGCAAACACTGCAGTGTTACCTGCCTCTGTGTCTGGCTGGCTGCCACTTTCCTCAGTATCCCAGAGCTGATATTTAATCAAGTCAAGAAACACAACGAGAGGAATGAATGCCTTCCCATATTTCCAATGAACATGGAAACACTCTTAAAATCAACCATTCAAATCCTGGAAATTATCCTGGAATTCCTGCTTCCTTTCCTAGTAATGCTGATCTGCTATTCTGCTACTGCTCGGGCAATCTTTAGGTCTGCAAATGTTAAGAAGTCCAGGCCTTtcaaggtgctgctggcagtaGTGGCTACTTTCATTGTCACCCAGCTACCCTACAACATTGTGAAGCTGTGGCGAGCCATAGACATCATCTACATGTTGGTGACAGACTGCCAGGCCAGTAAAACCATGGATGTGGCACTCCAGGTCACCAAGAGCATCGCTCTGTTCCACGCCTGCCTCAACCCCCTCCTCTACGCCTTCCTGGGCGCCTCTTTCAAAATGCACATCATGAAAATTGCTAAAAATTACGGGTACTGGAGAAGGCAAAGGCAGAATGGAAGACCTGAAGAAATTTCTATGAATTATGAAGACCCTACTGAAGAAACAATCAGTTTCACTATATAG
- the ACKR4 gene encoding atypical chemokine receptor 4 isoform X1, giving the protein MNNSTDYWIDDEEDDLNPLIDYNTYELLCEKSDVRNFRKLFLPVFYALAFTVGVAGNSLVVAIYAYCKKPKTKTDVYIMHLAIADLLLLFTLPFWAANAVQGWELGNPMCKFTSSLYTMNFSSSMLFLACISVDRYRATSESQGHRRVGKHCSVTCLCVWLAATFLSIPELIFNQVKKHNERNECLPIFPMNMETLLKSTIQILEIILEFLLPFLVMLICYSATARAIFRSANVKKSRPFKVLLAVVATFIVTQLPYNIVKLWRAIDIIYMLVTDCQASKTMDVALQVTKSIALFHACLNPLLYAFLGASFKMHIMKIAKNYGYWRRQRQNGRPEEISMNYEDPTEETISFTI; this is encoded by the coding sequence ATGAATAACTCAACAGATTACTGGATtgatgatgaggaggatgacCTCAACCCTCTTATAGATTACAATACCTATGAGCTTCTCTGTGAAAAAAGTGATGtgagaaatttcagaaaattattcCTCCCAGTGTTCTATGCACTGGCTTTCACAGTTGGAGTGGCTGGAAACTCACTAGTGGTTGCAATTTATGCCTACTGCAAGAAACCCAAGACCAAGACAGACGTGTACATCATGCACCTCGCCATCGCTGATCTGCTCCTGCTCTTCACCCTCCCCTTCTGGGCTGCAAATGCAGTGCAGGGATGGGAACTTGGAAACCCCATGTGCAAGTTCACTTCTTCTCTGTACACCATGAATTTCAGCTCCAGCATGCTGttcctggcctgtatcagcgTGGATAGGTACAGGGCCACTTCTGAATCCCAGGGCCATAGAAGAGTGGGCAAACACTGCAGTGTTACCTGCCTCTGTGTCTGGCTGGCTGCCACTTTCCTCAGTATCCCAGAGCTGATATTTAATCAAGTCAAGAAACACAACGAGAGGAATGAATGCCTTCCCATATTTCCAATGAACATGGAAACACTCTTAAAATCAACCATTCAAATCCTGGAAATTATCCTGGAATTCCTGCTTCCTTTCCTAGTAATGCTGATCTGCTATTCTGCTACTGCTCGGGCAATCTTTAGGTCTGCAAATGTTAAGAAGTCCAGGCCTTtcaaggtgctgctggcagtaGTGGCTACTTTCATTGTCACCCAGCTACCCTACAACATTGTGAAGCTGTGGCGAGCCATAGACATCATCTACATGTTGGTGACAGACTGCCAGGCCAGTAAAACCATGGATGTGGCACTCCAGGTCACCAAGAGCATCGCTCTGTTCCACGCCTGCCTCAACCCCCTCCTCTACGCCTTCCTGGGCGCCTCTTTCAAAATGCACATCATGAAAATTGCTAAAAATTACGGGTACTGGAGAAGGCAAAGGCAGAATGGAAGACCTGAAGAAATTTCTATGAATTATGAAGACCCTACTGAAGAAACAATCAGTTTCACTATATAG